A genomic segment from Glycine max cultivar Williams 82 chromosome 1, Glycine_max_v4.0, whole genome shotgun sequence encodes:
- the LOC100788561 gene encoding mitochondrial phosphate carrier protein 1, mitochondrial isoform X1: MVMEGRICEELKPRYYALCAIGGMLSAGTTHLAITPFDVLKVNMQVHPIKYYSISSCFTSLLREQGPSVLWKGWTGKFFGYGAQGGCRFGLYEYFKEVYSNVLVDQNRSFVFFLSSASAEVFANVALCPFEAVKVRVQAQPCFAKGLYDGFPKLYASEGTRGFYRGLIPLLGRNIPSVSMVMFSTFEHSVDFLYRNVVKRKKEDCSIGQQLGVTCLAGYAAGSVGSFISNPADNIVSSLYNRKADSLALAIRNIGLANLFTRSLPIRMLLVGPSITLQWFFYDTIKILGGMPTSGEVRTDVRGDGAG, translated from the exons ATGGTCATGGAGGGAAGAATCTGCGAGGAATTAAAGCCCAGGTATTATGCTCTTTGTGCCATTGGAGGAATGCTCAGTGCTGGCACCACCCATCTTGCCATCACTCCCTTTGATGTCTTGAAAGTCAACATGCAG GTGCACCCAATTAAGTATTACAGTATTTCCTCTTGCTTTACTAGCTTACTGAGGGAACAAGGGCCATCTGTTCTTTGGAAAGGTTGGACCGGCAAGTTCTTTGGATATGGTGCTCAAGGAGGATGCAGATTTGGTCTTTATGAGTATTTTAAAGAGGTTTATTCCAATGTATTGGTAGACCAGAACAggagttttgttttctttcttagtAGTGCGTCTGCTGAAGTGTTTGCCAATGTAGCTCTATGTCCATTTGAAGCTGTTAAAGTGAGGGTTCAAGCACAACCCTGTTTTGCTAAGGGATTGTATGATGGCTTTCCAAAGTTATATGCATCAGAAGGCACACGAGG ATTCTACCGTGGACTAATTCCACTTTTGGGTCGAAACATTCCAT CAGTTTCCATGGTTATGTTCTCAACATTTGAGCATTCCGTTGATTTTTTGTATCGGAACGTggtcaaaagaaaaaaggaggaCTGTTCAATAGGTCAACAACTTGGTGTAACATGTTTAGCTGGATATGCAGCTGGATCTGTTGGTAGCTTCATTTCTAATCCGGCTGACAATATTGTATCTTCTCTTTATAACAGAAAGGCTGATAGTCTTGCACTG GCTATCAGAAATATTGGGCTAGCCAATCTATTTACCAGGAGCCTTCCTATTAGAATGTTGCTAGTTGGTCCTTCTATAACTTTGCAATGGTTTTTTTATGACACCATCAAAATTTTAGGTGGAAT GCCAACTAGTGGTGAAGTTAGAACTGACGTGAGAGGAGATGGAGCAGGCTAG
- the LOC100788561 gene encoding mitochondrial phosphate carrier protein 1, mitochondrial isoform X2 has translation MVMEGRICEELKPRYYALCAIGGMLSAGTTHLAITPFDVLKVNMQVHPIKYYSISSCFTSLLREQGPSVLWKGWTGKFFGYGAQGGCRFGLYEYFKEVYSNVLVDQNRSFVFFLSSASAEVFANVALCPFEAVKVRVQAQPCFAKGLYDGFPKLYASEGTRGFYRGLIPLLGRNIPFSMVMFSTFEHSVDFLYRNVVKRKKEDCSIGQQLGVTCLAGYAAGSVGSFISNPADNIVSSLYNRKADSLALAIRNIGLANLFTRSLPIRMLLVGPSITLQWFFYDTIKILGGMPTSGEVRTDVRGDGAG, from the exons ATGGTCATGGAGGGAAGAATCTGCGAGGAATTAAAGCCCAGGTATTATGCTCTTTGTGCCATTGGAGGAATGCTCAGTGCTGGCACCACCCATCTTGCCATCACTCCCTTTGATGTCTTGAAAGTCAACATGCAG GTGCACCCAATTAAGTATTACAGTATTTCCTCTTGCTTTACTAGCTTACTGAGGGAACAAGGGCCATCTGTTCTTTGGAAAGGTTGGACCGGCAAGTTCTTTGGATATGGTGCTCAAGGAGGATGCAGATTTGGTCTTTATGAGTATTTTAAAGAGGTTTATTCCAATGTATTGGTAGACCAGAACAggagttttgttttctttcttagtAGTGCGTCTGCTGAAGTGTTTGCCAATGTAGCTCTATGTCCATTTGAAGCTGTTAAAGTGAGGGTTCAAGCACAACCCTGTTTTGCTAAGGGATTGTATGATGGCTTTCCAAAGTTATATGCATCAGAAGGCACACGAGG ATTCTACCGTGGACTAATTCCACTTTTGGGTCGAAACATTCCAT TTTCCATGGTTATGTTCTCAACATTTGAGCATTCCGTTGATTTTTTGTATCGGAACGTggtcaaaagaaaaaaggaggaCTGTTCAATAGGTCAACAACTTGGTGTAACATGTTTAGCTGGATATGCAGCTGGATCTGTTGGTAGCTTCATTTCTAATCCGGCTGACAATATTGTATCTTCTCTTTATAACAGAAAGGCTGATAGTCTTGCACTG GCTATCAGAAATATTGGGCTAGCCAATCTATTTACCAGGAGCCTTCCTATTAGAATGTTGCTAGTTGGTCCTTCTATAACTTTGCAATGGTTTTTTTATGACACCATCAAAATTTTAGGTGGAAT GCCAACTAGTGGTGAAGTTAGAACTGACGTGAGAGGAGATGGAGCAGGCTAG